A single region of the Chrysoperla carnea chromosome 5, inChrCarn1.1, whole genome shotgun sequence genome encodes:
- the LOC123301326 gene encoding zinc finger protein 271-like: protein MILKNENSTIEQLHSKLINKHAADELLEISNSSDVSDETFSQPNNLLAFQENFVSSDVYEKTNVSQSNFVIKNENIKISEQLHSVLIIKNDVSDKISEEFNSSVSELGILRQQTNILECERNYSTDDTGEKDIACDEKFNDANNSTIVKNESIEQLHTELIIKDDAEEGTSESEILEENNSSDDEMEIFGQQTHILECDEKFNDAHNSTIVKNESIEQLHTELIIKDDAEEGTSESEILEDSSDVGYETYLQQNDLLENRVGDHTRENTAEEYFPSKHKVIHIDERPYSCDVCDKSFKTKQVRAKHKRIHSREELCDFDKPYSYDICEKKIYSSD, encoded by the exons atgatacttaaaaatgaaaacagtaCAATTGAACAATTGCAttctaaattgataaataaacatGCTGCAGATGAATTATTAGAAATATCAAATTCAAGTGATGTTAGCGATGAAACATTTTCGCAACCAAATAATCTACTTgcgtttcaagaaaattttgtttcaagtgATGTTTATGAGAAAACAAATGTATCTCaaagtaattttgtaattaaaaatgaaaacattaaaatttccgAACAACTTCATTCagtgttaattattaaaaatgatgttaGTGATAAAATATCAGAAGAATTTAATTCGAGTGTTAGTGAATTGGGAATACTTAGGCAACAAACCAATATACTTGAATGTGAACGAAATTATAGTACAGACGATACGGGAGAAAAAGATATTGCGtgtgatgaaaaatttaatgatgcAAATAACTCAACGATCGTTAAAAATGAAAGTATTGAACAACTGCATACAgagttaattattaaagatgatGCTGAAGAGGGTACTAGTGAAAGTgaaatattagaagaaaataattCGAGTGATGatgaaatggaaatatttggGCAACAAACCCATATACTTGAAtgtgatgaaaaatttaatgatgcACATAACTCAACGATCGTTAAAAATGAAAGTATTGAACAACTGCATACAGAGCTAATTATTAAAGATGATGCTGAAGAGGGTACTAGTGAAAGTGAAATATTAGAAGATTCAAGTGATGTTGGCTATGAAACATATTTGCAACAAAATGATTTACTTGAAAATAGAGTTGGTGATCATACTCGAGAAAATACAGCAGAAGAATATTTTCCAT CTAAACATAAAGTTATTCACATTGACGAAAGGCCAtattcatgtgatgtttgtgataaatcatttaaaacgaAACAAGTAAGAGCTAAACACAAACGAATTCATTCTAGAGAGGAGCTTTGTGATTTTGATAAACCGTATTCATATGatatttgtgagaaaaaaatttattcatcggATTAG